CGAGCGCATTGCCCGTCGCGGTCGCGGCATCGTCGGCGGCGTCGCCGATCGAATCCATGCTGTTCTCGGCGGTGCTCAGCGCGCTGTTGGTGGCGGCCTCGAGGTCGTCACCGGCCTCGTCGAGCGCGTTGGCGCCGTCCGCGACCGAGGCGTTCACCGCTTCGCTCGCCTCGTCGGCGGCCTTGTCGGTGCAGGCGGCGAGGCCCAGCGCGGCCGCTGCGACGATCGGGAGCGCGAAAAACGTCTTCATCGGGAAGTTCCCCTGTGGTTCAGCATACACGCGCGGCTGTTGAAAGCCGCGCTTGCGCTGGAATAAGGCCGGCGTCAGAGGCAGGCAAGCCCGCGCGCCGGAATCGCCTGCGCTGCCACCAACCTTGACATTGATATAAAGATATCCTTATGTCTTGAAATCATGTCGTCAACAGCCCTCGATATCTTCCGCGCAGCGGCGGATCCGACGCGTCTTCGGATCCTCGTGCTGTTGCGCGCGATGGAGCTGTCGGTGGGCGAACTGGCGCAGGTGCTGGGGCAAAGCCAGCCGCGCGTCTCGCGCCACGTGAAGATTCTCGCCGATGCCGGCCTTACCGTCCGGCGCAAGGAGGGGAGCTGGGTGTTCCTCGGGCTTGGGGAAACGGGTCGTGTCTCACCCCTGCTCGACGCGATCGATGCCTGGACGCGGATCGACGGGGGCGATCACTGGACGGTTGCCGATGCCGCGCGGCTCGCCGCGGTCCGTGCCGAACGCGCCGCGTCCGCCGAACGCTATTTCGCGCAGCATGCCGACCAATGGGATGCGATCCGCTCGCTCCACGTCGCCGAAAGCGATGTCGAGGCGGCGATGACCGCGCTGCTGGGCGCTGGGCCGCTGGGGCGGCTGGTCGATATCGGGACCGGCACCGGCCGGATGATCGAGCTGTTCGCCGATCGCGCCGCTTCCGCCTGCGGCGTCGACCGCAGCCCGGAAATGCTGCGCCTCGCGCGCGCCAAGCTTTCCGACCGCGGCTTTGCCAATGTCGAGCTGCGCCAGGGCGACATGTATGCGCTGCCGCTGGCCGGCGGCACCGCCGATCTCGTCATCCTCCATCAGGTGCTCCATTTCGCACAACAGCCGGGGGCGGCGATCGCCGAGGCGGCGCGGCTGCTGGATGGCGCCGGGCGCATCCTGATCGTCGATTTCGCACCGCATGAGCGCGAGGAACTGCGCACGCAGGATGCGCATGTTCGCCTCGGCTTCGGCGACGACCAGATCGCACGCTGGTTCGGGGAGGCCGGGCTGGCGATGGACCGCGTCGAACGGCTCGGCGGCGGCGAGCTTACCGTCAATCTCTGGCTCGGCAGCAAGGCCGGTGCCGCACGTCTCGAGGAAGCAGCATGACCTTATCGCTCGGACAGCTCGAAGAGGCGCGCCGCGCGCTTGACGCGCCGCTGTTCGCCGATCTCGCCGGCGACGCGCAGGTGTCGTTCGAATTCTTCCCACCCAAGTCGGAGAAGATGGAACAGACGCTGTGGGAAGCGGTGCAGACGCTGGCGCCTCTCGGCCCGCGCTTCGTCTCCGTCACCTATGGGGCCGGCGGTTCGACGCGCGAGCGCACCCATGCCACCGTCGCGCGCATCGCCAGCGAAACCGCGATCCCGGCGGCGGCGCATCTCACCTGCGTGGACGCCAGCAAGGCGGAGATCGCCGAGGTGGCCGAGGCCTATTGGCAGGCCGGCGTGCGCCACATCGTCGCGCTGCGCGGCGATCCGCCGCGCGCGGGCGAGCGCTTCGTGCCGCATCCCGACGGTTTCTCCGGCGCCTCCGCGCTGGTCGCGGGGCTGAAGGCGGTGCGGCCGTTCGAGATTTCGGTCGCCGCCTATCCCGAAACCCATCCCGAGGCGGTGTCGGCCGGGTCCGACCTCGACAATCTCAAGGCGAAGCTGGATGCGGGTGCCAACCGCGCGATCACGCAATTCTTCTTTTCGCCCGAGGCCTTCTTCCGCTTCCGCGACCGCGCGGCGGCTGCGGGCATCGATGCGGAGATCGTGCCGGGCATATTGCCGGTCTCCAACGTCGCGCAGACGCGCAAGTTCGCCGCGATGTGCGGCGCCGCCATCCCCGACTGGATGGACCGGCTGTTCGAGGGGCTGGACGATCACCCCGCAGCACGCCAGCTGGTCGCTGCGACCATCGCCAGCGAATTGTGCCGCAAACTCTATGCCGGCGGCGTCCGCCACTTCCATTTCTACACGCTCAACCGCGCCGAGCTGAGCTACGCAATCTGCCATCTGCTCGGCCTGCGTCCGGATGCGCCGGCGCTGACGGAGAAAGCCGCATGACCAAGCTCACCCCCTCCGCCGCCGCCCAGCGCCTGCGCGAACAGGCGGCGCAGCGCATCTTGCTGACCGACGGTGCATTCGGCACGATGATCCAGTCCTACCGGCTGACGGAGGAGGATTATCGCGGCGGGCTCCATCTCGAGATGGACCAGAAGGGCAACAACGACCTGCTGGCGATCAGCCGCCCGCACGTGATCGCCGAGATCACCGAGGCCTATCTGGAGGCGGGGTCGGACATCGTGTCGACCAACACCTTCAACGCCAACACGATCAGCCAGGCCGATTATGGCGCCGAGCATCTGGTGCGCGACATGAACCTCGCCGCCGCGCAGATCGCCCGCGATGCCGCGCGCGCTGCCGAAGCGCGCGATGGCCGTCCGCGTTTCGTGGCGGGCGCGATCGGGCCGACCAACAAGACGCTGTCGCTCTCGCCCGACGTCAACGACCCCGGCTATCGCGCGATCGGCTTCGACGAGCTGAAGGACGTCTATCGCGGCCAGGTCGACGCGTTGCTCGATGGCGGCGCGGACTTCATCCTGATCGAGACGGTGTTCGACACGCTCAACGCCAAGGCCGGCATCATGGCCGCGCTCGAGGCGGGCGAGGCGCGCGGGCAGGAGGTGCCGCTGATGCTCAGCTTCACCGTCACCGACATGTCCGGCCGCAACCTTTCGGGCCATTCGATCGAGGCGTTCTGGGCGAGCGTGCGCCATGCGCGGCCGCTGACGATCGGGCTCAACTGCTCGTTCGGCGCGCCGCAGCTTCGGCCGCACGTGGTGTCGATCGCCGGCATCGCCGACACGCTGGTGATGGTCTATCCCAATGCCGGCCTGCCCAACGATCTCGGCCAATATGACGAGCAGCCCGAGACCACTGGCGGCTTCATCCGCGAATGGGCCGATGCCGGGCTGATCAACATCGTCGGTGGCTGCTGCGGCACGACGCCCGGGCACATCGCGGCAATGCGCCACGCGATCACCGGCCAGGCGCCCCGCGCGCTCGCCAAACCCGCCCGGCACACCGTGCTCGCCGGCCTCGAACCGATGGTCCTCGCCTAAGCGTCTTTCTCCCCCCCCTCTCCCCCCGAGGGGGGAGGCCGGATCAGGACCTTCTTTCTTCTCTCTTTCCTTCAGTTCAGGAACACCGCCCGATGACTGCCGCCCCGCTGCGCTCCGAGCCAGACCCCGCGCAGCAGCGCGCGACCTTCGTCAACATCGGTGAGCGCACCAACGTCACCGGATCGGCGGCGTTCAAGAAGCTGATCATGGCGGGCGACTACACCAGGGCGGTCGAGGTCGCGCGCCAGCAGGTCGAGAACGGCGCGCAGATCGTCGACGTCAACATGGACGAGGGCCTGCTCGACGCCGAATATGCGATGGTCACCTTCCTCAAGCTGATCGCGGCCGAGCCGGACATCGCGCGCGTGCCGCTGATGATCGACAGCTCCAAATGGTCGGTGATCGAGGCGGGGCTGAAGTGCGTCTCGGGCAAGCCGATCGTCAATTCGATCAGCATGAAGGAAGGCATCGAGCCCTTCCTGGCGCACGCGCGCAAGGTTCGCGCCTATGGCGCCGCGGTGGTGGTGATGGCGTTCGACGAGGTCGGCCAGGCCGACACCAGGGACCGCAAGGTCGATATCTGCG
The window above is part of the Sphingomonas sanxanigenens DSM 19645 = NX02 genome. Proteins encoded here:
- the metF gene encoding methylenetetrahydrofolate reductase; this encodes MTLSLGQLEEARRALDAPLFADLAGDAQVSFEFFPPKSEKMEQTLWEAVQTLAPLGPRFVSVTYGAGGSTRERTHATVARIASETAIPAAAHLTCVDASKAEIAEVAEAYWQAGVRHIVALRGDPPRAGERFVPHPDGFSGASALVAGLKAVRPFEISVAAYPETHPEAVSAGSDLDNLKAKLDAGANRAITQFFFSPEAFFRFRDRAAAAGIDAEIVPGILPVSNVAQTRKFAAMCGAAIPDWMDRLFEGLDDHPAARQLVAATIASELCRKLYAGGVRHFHFYTLNRAELSYAICHLLGLRPDAPALTEKAA
- a CDS encoding ArsR/SmtB family transcription factor is translated as MSSTALDIFRAAADPTRLRILVLLRAMELSVGELAQVLGQSQPRVSRHVKILADAGLTVRRKEGSWVFLGLGETGRVSPLLDAIDAWTRIDGGDHWTVADAARLAAVRAERAASAERYFAQHADQWDAIRSLHVAESDVEAAMTALLGAGPLGRLVDIGTGTGRMIELFADRAASACGVDRSPEMLRLARAKLSDRGFANVELRQGDMYALPLAGGTADLVILHQVLHFAQQPGAAIAEAARLLDGAGRILIVDFAPHEREELRTQDAHVRLGFGDDQIARWFGEAGLAMDRVERLGGGELTVNLWLGSKAGAARLEEAA
- a CDS encoding homocysteine S-methyltransferase family protein, producing MTKLTPSAAAQRLREQAAQRILLTDGAFGTMIQSYRLTEEDYRGGLHLEMDQKGNNDLLAISRPHVIAEITEAYLEAGSDIVSTNTFNANTISQADYGAEHLVRDMNLAAAQIARDAARAAEARDGRPRFVAGAIGPTNKTLSLSPDVNDPGYRAIGFDELKDVYRGQVDALLDGGADFILIETVFDTLNAKAGIMAALEAGEARGQEVPLMLSFTVTDMSGRNLSGHSIEAFWASVRHARPLTIGLNCSFGAPQLRPHVVSIAGIADTLVMVYPNAGLPNDLGQYDEQPETTGGFIREWADAGLINIVGGCCGTTPGHIAAMRHAITGQAPRALAKPARHTVLAGLEPMVLA